From Dendropsophus ebraccatus isolate aDenEbr1 chromosome 2, aDenEbr1.pat, whole genome shotgun sequence, a single genomic window includes:
- the EVX1 gene encoding homeobox even-skipped homolog protein 1: MESRKDMVMFLEGGQLGTLVGKRMSNLSDTVGSPIQEPQEKMIPRSCLSPRSGPLASRERAEEEVEVVSGSEPDSRASAALLHPSPHPDSLSAKGHHSSSDTESDFYEEIEVSCTPDCTTASSDYQHSKGQCSEAMGGSPVNGSDSSKASGGSQSSLSCSGDQMRRYRTAFTREQIARLEKEFYRENYVSRPRRCELAAALNLPETTIKVWFQNRRMKDKRQRLAMTWPHPADPAFYTYMMSHAAATGNLPYPFPSHLPLPYYSHMGIGTTTSSAAAPFSSPLRPLDTFRVLSHPYPRPELLCAFRHPSIYASPAHGLTAGGTPCSCLACHSTSPNGLAQRSAASDFNCSSSSRSDSFLTFTPSVLSKSTVPLDQREEVPLTR; this comes from the exons atgGAATCCAGAAAGGACATGGTCATGTTCCTGGAGGGAGGACAACTTGGCACTCTAGTTGGCAAGAGGATGTCTAATTTGTCGGACACAGTGGGAAGCCCCATTCAGGAGCCGCAGGAGAAAATGATTCCTAGAAGCTGCTTGAGCCCTAGATCTGGCCCCTTGGCATCCAGGGAGAGGgcagaggaggaggtggaggttgTATCAGGGAGCGAGCCGGACAGCAGGGCATCAGCAGCCCTGCTGCACCCCTCACCCCACCCGGACTCCCTATCAGCCAAGGGGCATCACAGCAGCTCGGACACCGAGTCGGATTTTTACGAGGAGATTGAAGTCAGCTGCACCCCGGACTGCACCACAGCCAGCTCGGACTACCAGCACAGCAAAG GTCAGTGCTCAGAGGCCATGGGTGGCAGTCCTGTGAATGGAAGCGATTCATCAAAGGCAAGTGGTGGATCTCAGAGCTCCCTGTCCTGTTCTGGGGACCAGATGCGCAGATACAGAACAGCTTTTACCAGGGAGCAGATAGCACGTCTGGAGAAGGAGTTCTACAGGGAGAATTACGTGTCCAGGCCCAGGAGGTGTGAACTGGCTGCAGCCCTCAACCTGCCAGAGACCACTATCAAG gtTTGGTTTCAGAACAGAAGGATGAAGGACAAGCGTCAGCGTTTGGCAATGACCTGGCCCCATCCTGCTGATCCAGCATTTTATACTTACATGATGAGCCATGCAGCAGCCACTGGCAATCTACCTTATCCTTTCCCATCTCACCTACCTCTTCCTTACTACTCTCACATGGGGATTGGTACCACTACATCTTCAGCTGCCGCCCCCTTTAGCTCCCCACTGAGACCACTAGACACCTTCAGAGTCCTCTCTCATCCGTATCCCAGGCCAGAACTGTTATGTGCATTTCGGCATCCTTCTATTTATGCCAGCCCTGCACATGGACTTACTGCTGGTGGTACCCCCTGCTCCTGCTTGGCATGCCACTCCACTTCTCCTAATGGGCTGGCACAAAGGTCTGCAGCATCTGACTTTAACTGCTCTTCATCTTCAAGATCAGACTCCTTCCTCACTTTCACCCCATCAGTCCTGAGCAAATCCACTGTTCCTTTAGACCAGAGAGAAGAAGTACCACTTACCAGATAA